The following proteins come from a genomic window of Megalops cyprinoides isolate fMegCyp1 chromosome 6, fMegCyp1.pri, whole genome shotgun sequence:
- the fam210b gene encoding protein FAM210B, mitochondrial, producing the protein MLFCRVLRLSVAQRFNSTGGVQVQVKAKRLKGDVTCALHNKNSFCNTQLHTEYDGKHLNLFKSRAGRRTVDNVLLSVRSRGYSRSVQAAPLGQLTEWTRQNTQFVSILPTSAQSSYHRILRNAGSPLFWETAGDTDNKRFSRLGAIEPILFTSGAGRFLLAFPTTNVQMRATSTAAAQKRDPGPEDTAAKLKEDQPPSGAPSDVPQEPGSEDEKPSKTQQLKKVFKEYGAVGVTFHIGISLMSLGMFYLAISSGIDMAAVLYKLGFSETVVQSKMAAGTSTFVLAYAVHKLFAPVRISITLVSVPLIVRYFRKTGLFKPPASTP; encoded by the exons ATGCTTTTCTGTAGGGTATTACGGCTGTCTGTAGCTCAACGTTTTAACTCGACTGGTGGTGTGCAAGTCCAAGTCAAAGCAAAGAGACTGAAGGGGGACGTTACCTGTGcattacataataaaaattCGTTTTGCAACACGCAGCTTCATACCGAATATGATGGAaagcatttaaatttatttaagtCGCGGGCAGGAAGACGGACAGTTGATAATGTCCTGCTAAGCGTCCGGAGCCGGGGATACAGTCGGTCAGTTCAAGCTGCGCCTTTGGGACAACTGACAGAGTGGACACGGCAGAATACCCAGTTTGTTTCGATTCTGCCCACAAGTGCTCAAAGTAGTTATCATCGTATCCTTCGCAACGCTGGTTCGCCCCTTTTTTGGGAGACGGCAGGTGACACCGACAACAAGAGGTTCAGCAGACTGGGTGCTATTGAACCAATTTTGTTTACGTCTGGAGCCGGACGCTTTCTTCTTGCGTTTCCTACGACCAATGTGCAAATGAGAGCTACATCAACAGCTGCCGCGCAGAAACGCGACCCAGGACCCGAAGACACAGCGGCCAAACTCAAAGAG GACCAGCCCCCAAGCGGGGCCCCAAGCGACGTCCCGCAGGAGCCAGGGTCCGAGGATGAGAAGCCAAGCAAGACCCAGCAGCTGAAGAAAGTGTTCAAAGAGTACGGAGCCGTGGGAGTGACTTTCCACATCGGAATCTCACTGATGTCACTCGGAATGTTCTACCTGGCCATCTCCAG TGGGATTGACATGGCGGCCGTCCTGTACAAGCTGGGCTTCAGCGAAACTGTGGTCCAGTCCAAAATGGCCGCCGGCACCAGCACTTTTGTCTTGGCCTATGCTGTGCACAAGCTCTTTGCGCCAGTGCGCATCAGTATCACGCTGGTGTCTGTGCCACTCATCGTGCGCTATTTCAGGAAGACGGGCCTGTTCAAGCCTCCTGCATCAACCCCCTGA